One Babesia bovis T2Bo chromosome 4 map unlocalized Chr4_1, whole genome shotgun sequence genomic window carries:
- a CDS encoding putative ribosomal protein L2: MMQFIFKINQFCRRCFSSEYGSVKRNIPLNIDFDTGRYRPPISKPLLPTPLTQEANNRILREVGIHEPLAKCRVVEQLSIRRVKFGGRNSTGRITTRHRGGGHIQRLRFIDFKRQRKDVPATILRIEYDPTRSAHVALLQYSDGVLSYILCPAGVRPGQILLASASAPIEPGNCLPLRHIPVNSIVHNVELRPGAGGQIARAGGTYVTIVEKDEMFATLRMASTELRRFPLDCWATLGQVSNIEHNKRILKKAGTRRNLGWRPSVRGIAMNPNAHPHGGGNNKSGTKRPKCSVWGVCRSGLKTRSKQKHLGFIVKRKLCGRLMKKYGISKNT; the protein is encoded by the exons ATGATGcaatttatttttaaaataaatcaATTTTGCCGTCGTTGCTTTTCAA GTGAATATGGTAGCGTGAAACGCAATATACCCCTGAATATTGATTTTGACACTGGGAGGTATCGTCCACCTATTTCAAAGCCATTGCTTCCAACTCCTTTGACACAG GAGGCCAATAATCGTATCTTAAGGGAGGTAGGAATTCATGAACCTCTGGCAAAATGCCGTGTTGTTGAGCAACTTTCAATTCGCCGCGTGAAGTTTGGCGGCAGAAATTCCACGGGACGTATAACTACTCGGCACCGTGGCGGTGGTCATATTCAGCGCCTACGGTTTATAGACTTTAAACGTCAACGCAAAGATGTTCCTGCTACTATTTTGAGAATTGAATACGATCCTACACGCAGTGCACATGTAGCATTATTACAATATTCGGATGGAGTTCTGAGTTACATTCTATGCCCAGCCGGCGTGCGTCCGGGCCAAATATTGTTGGCCAGTGCAAGTGCTCCGATAGAACCTGGTAATTGTCTACCGCTTCGTCACATACCA GTAAATTCAATCGTCCACAATGTAGAGCTTCGTCCCGGTGCAGGAGGACAAATCGCCAGGGCAGGGGGAACTTATGTTACTATAGTTGA AAAGGATGAGATGTTCGCCACTTTGCGTATGGCATCTACTGAATTAAGAAGATTTCCTCTTGATTGCTGGGCCACTCTGGGTCAGGTTTCTAACATAGAGCACAACAAACGCATACTGAAGAAGGCTGGGACAAGAAG GAATCTGGGATGGCGACCGTCAGTGAGGGGTATAGCAATGAATCCAAATGCACATCCACACGGCGGTGGGAACAATAAGAGTGGCACAAAGCGGCCGAAATGTTCCGTTTGGGGTGTTTGTCGGTCTGGTCTGAAGACAAGAAGTAAACAGAAACACCTTGGATTCATCGTAAAACGAAAACTCTGCGGAAGACTGATGAAGAAATATGGTATTTCTAAAAATACGTGA